The sequence CAGACCTTGGGAGTTCGCCACCTTATAAGAATATGTTacacaataataagtaataagacAATATTAATAGAAAGAGAGCGAAGTAAATACAACGACATAGAGAGAGATGGTGATAGGTAGACAGAGATAGAGTAAGATAGAATGAAATGAAGATAAAGCAAGCCGTGGGGTGTTACAGAAGTATAAACAATTATCCAATCAAGTTTTGCAATCCTTGCGTTACGAGTTACGAAACGTAGTCCTGTTTATAATAGACGAGGTATCTATGATATCTAATGTTACCTTGCTCTACACATATTTATAATACTTTTTAATGCTCCTTATCGTTTCGTGTAAAAAACAAATGTTAATGATTCTTAAACAAGTATAACACTAACTGAGAATACagatagaaaataaaaatgaaagaaaattattatatgTGTTACTATGTAGTAATGTCAGTATTTTTTAATCATTAGAAAAAcattaaataatgtatattatatgaATCTACAATATATATCAATTTTGCACATATTTATAGAATCTCTATTTGCATTAATAACACTGTGCAACCCGAATTTTGTTTTGTAACAATCATTGCGTGATTTCTATAAGGTTTTTCGCGCTAAAAATGAATCCGGAAGCAGAATTGCTCTatcactctcagttttcaaaaaaCACGAGTTTTTGTAAAAACGCGATCTTTCCAGAAAAAATGAGTTATTACATGAAAACTAAAAATGCTAAAAGCTTAAAACTTGTCTTAAATGAAAGGGGAGAGTTTCCTGAATGTAATACTGTTCATAGTTATAATTGTTTGTAGTTTTGAATGATTGTAAACATGCATCAAAGTTTGAAAAAAGGCCGATATCCCTAGTTTCTATGCgcaattctttcatttttagAAGAAACTATTTATTTGATACGAATTTGCCACACACTACTGAATTTTGTGAATATTTTTGAAGATAAGTCCGTCTGGAAAAAGTTTCAGAACGACTTTTAACACGAACAGGTTGAGAAAATATTAATCGGCAGCGTGTACGCGGCGTTTTGCCGCCGCGTGGCCATTGCTCGTCCATCGCAACTCGTCAGTGCCGTAACAACGCTCAATCGACACCAATAAAGTTGTCCAACAAGGGCTcactttttatatttaacacatgattttttttgtaattttgtgATGGTATAAATGGTAAAaactattaaattatttttaattagtgaAAATTGTAGCCATAATTGATATCCGGTTAAAAGCATGTTTTTAATCTTGTTCTTGAACTATAGAAACAAAGGTGGAATATATAATAAGCGAATTACCTGCAGTATCGCTTGTTCAAGGCACTTTAGAAATGGTTGCGTCTTGCGTGTcgtttataaattatatttttattgtctcgTTGAAGTGTCCAGCAATAATCTGCAAGCATTGCACTCATCTCTTTCCCTTGATATCGTTTCTCCATAGCTAGAATGTCTTGATGGAAGCGTTCTCTGTGCTCGTCATTCACGTCACCAAGGTTTGGTGGAAAAAAATCTAAATGCGAATGCAAAAAATGCATTTTTAGGGATATGTTGTAGCCTAATTCTTTAcaattcttcagtaattcatttACTATACTAGTATAACTTTTTGATTTGTATTTTCCAAGAAAATAGTTTATTGTTTTTCTTAGCGAAAGCCATACTGCTTTTTCTGATGAATTCAGTAGTTCCGTGAAATGGTCGtcctttattaaatatttgattTGTGGTCCAACAAATATTCCTTCTTTGATTTTTGCGTCAGAAATATGTGGAAACTTTGTTTTTAAATAAGCGAAGCCGCGTCCGGATTTATCCATTGCTTTTACAAAATTTTTCATAAGTCCCAATTTTATGTGAAGTGTGGCAAATATACCTTCTTCGGATCAATTAAATTCTTGTGTTTGATATTTTTCTGTCCTGgaattaatttattttgtggtgGCCAATCTTTTTTTATATAATGTTACTCTCTTGCTCTGCTGTCCCATTCACACAGAAAGCAACAGTATTTTGTGTAACCTAATTGCAATCCAAGCAATATTGCGATTACTTTTAAATCTCCGCACACGTTCCAATTATGCTTTTCATACTGAATTCTGTCTAAAACTTCTTTGAGTGGTCCGTCAGattctttcatacttgttgtatAGGCAACTGGTACAGATGGATAAACGTTACCAATATGTAATAAAACTGCTTTTAAACTTTTTTTGGAGGAATCTATAAATAATCTCCATTCTTTTGGATCATGTTCGAAACctaaaattttcattaaattgtTTATGTCGGTACAAACGCAAAGTTCCTCGTATGTGtgaaaaaacagttctattttttcGTGCCGTTTTCTAAAAGATGTGATTTTTGCATTGTCAAGGAAATTCCATTCTTGTAGACGTAATCCCAGAAGTTCTACCTATTCCTTTGACAAGTTCAACTCCCGTACAAAATCGCTCAAATCAGACTGGGTGATAAAATACGGTTCTTTCGATGTTGTGGCAGAGTCTGTTTCATATTCATCTGATTTTGCACTTGTAATTTCGATCTCTTCTTCTATAATATTTCCACATGCATTTTCATTAATTGGAGGTGGCATTGGTACGGGGAATTCTTTGGAATGTGCGACAGGTCGGATGGCAGAAGAAACTCTCGGGTATTCGACTTTACTTCTTCCTTTTTTATTAAAACCCTTAACGTTGCATACACAAAAGTAGCAATCCGTAACATGGTCACTTGATTTTTTCCATATCATCGGTAGTGCAAAAGGCATATTCTTTCGATCTCCCTTCATCCAAGCTAAAAGTACTGTCGCACAACGTTGACAACAAATATGCGGAATCCAATATTTGTCCTGATTGTCGAGTTTGCACTTAAAGTAATGTTCATAAGCATATTTGATTGGGGGAGTTATATTTCGACGAGCAGATTTTAAAACTATTTCTCCGCAAATATAGCAAAAAGAGTTTGATTCATTTACGCACTTTCGTGGCATTGCACTATGTTATACTAAACTAATTACGGCACTACATTAACAACTATACTATACTATACACTAATAAATCTACTAAATGAACTATAGAAACACTATATCACAATATATACGCATACAAAAATACGCCGatacacacacacatatacACATAATAAGAAAAACGCGAAAGAGTATTCAAAgacacaataaaatacaaatctatTACACTGCTCACAAGTTTTTCGAGACGGAGAAACATGGTTTAACACGACTGATCTCCATGACTTGAAAAACAAAACACAGCTCTAAATTAAAACAATGTATAGAAACCTATAGCACAGTGTTACTGACGAAAAATTCACCGTCTTGACTAAACCATACAACAATGTATTAGTTTTTAGTTTCAATCTATTTTCCAAAAGTTACAAACCATGAAGTTATCAGACTATATTATAGCATGGTCCGCAAAAATTGAACCATGTTCTACTTGAAAGTTCATTAAATCTAGTATATCTTTCAGACGTATCGATTTTATAATTTGATCAACTTTTTTCCTTTACACTTCCTTTTTCTGTAAAGATATTTTAGCGGTAGAAAAGCGATATCGAAGGAGAAGACTGCAGTGTTTGCAGATTGAAGTATTAAACATGTACCTATGTAACTGCGAAACATTCAATAGGCCTATAAGTTCATAAATAGCTATTAGTTAGTTTTGTTTAAATAATGATCAGAATAAAagactaaataaaataaataaaaaataaataagataAAGTTACAAAAAAAATCATACGTTGAATATAAAAAGTAGGATCTTGTAGGACAATTTTATTGGTGTCGATTGAGCGTCGTTACGGCACTGACGAGTCGGGACGGACGAGCAATGACCACGCGGCGCGACTTTTAACCTGTTCCTGTTAAAAGTCGTTCTGAAACTTTTTCCAGACTGACTTATCTTCAAAAATATTCACAAAATTCGGGAGTGTGTGGCAAATTCGTATCAAATAAATAGTTTCTCctaaaaatgaaagaattgcGTATAGAAACTGGGGACATCGGCCTTTTTTCAAACTTTGATGCCTGTTTACAATCATTCAAAACTACAAACAGTATTACATTCAGGAAACTCTCCCCTTTCATTTAAGACAAGTTTTAAGCTTCTAGCATTTTTAGTTTTCATGTAATAACTCATTTTTTCTGGAAAGATCGCGTTTTTACAAAAACTCGTGTtttttgaaaactgagggtgATAGAGCAATTCTGCTTCCGGATTCATTTTTAGCGCGAGTAACCCTATACAAATCACCCAATGTATGTATGTTACAAAAcaaaaaacaaatttttttttgttgcattttttacTAATATAATTTGCTCtagaaattttatagtattgcaTAATTACTGAGAGAATTGATTGAAATTATTGTTTACATGTAAGAATATAGtaatttacaaataaaatataaccCAGTTCGTTTAAAACACGAGTTAATTAATTATCTAATTGTCATTAGATAGAATTTGAGAAACATAATATATATTACACATGTAATTTACTTTCTACATATTTCAGTTTAAGACGTAGTCTTCTTAAAACTTTGTGTTAGAAGAACTCACTTTCACCAAAGAGTCATAAATTAAGTTGAAGAGCCTTGTCCTTCGGGCAGGCCGGCGTTTTCCTTTTCCCTACTCTAGGACCGATTCCAGGTCAGGAATTTCCTGCCCTTAGAGAGTTTTGCAGACGTTTATAGACGTTTATAgactattgatatttatctacggttaaagggttgctttggcatttttaaAAAGTCGAAAATTGTGCTTTCTCATAAAGGGATAGCTTGAACCTTtttaaataacgtggaaaaaatttcatactaaaatattaaaaacaaaattCGGTTTTAATGTCCTGTCATTTCTCAATGACACGCAAAAAACGTATAAAGTTGTAAGTGCAGTGTTTCATCACAGAAACGATGTACGCGAGGGTCATTATACATGTATGTTAAGAGTCGGGATTTCTATTTGGTTACACGTTGACGATGCCTTTGTAACTCAAGAAAAATAGCCTAGAGGTGCCAAAAAcgcttatatattttttttggaGAGTTGTTTGAAATAGAAGAATTGCATATTTTAATAGcattatgataaatatggcaCTATGAAATTGAGGTAACATATCagaaattatttgttatatattttTCTCTTCTGTATTAcagattttatttcaaatttgtttactatacaatttgcaattattttatctTTTTGGGGCAATAATACCCTCTAATTGTGtctgaaaaaaataatttaattaatatgcagattttatacattttaaatacattaaataaaatGATTTTGTCATACCATTGTCTAAAATTAATACAAAGTTTAAATGTATGAACATTTACCTTTAATTGCTGATTCGTCTTTTTCAAAAATTGGATTTCTTCCATGTGTTTCTTTTCTTCAGCTTCTCTCAATTCAGCTGCTCTCTTTTCTGTCTGTTCAAATTTCTGCTTTAATTCAGCAACAGTCTTTTCTAATTCAGCTTTTTGTAATCGTAATTCATCTGCAGCAGCAATTAAATCTTCCTTTCCTTGCTCAGCCTAAAAGTATACGTAGAGGtttaattatttgtttcttaaaaACTTATCTAATATATTTCGATTAAAAAGTACATACTTGGAGAGCTTTGCGCATGCCAAAAGCAATACTGCTTTGATACAAAATCTGATATGCAGCTAATGTCATTTTAAGTTCATCTCGAATTCTAAGCAAAAGTAATCCACGTTCAGCACAATTTACTGTAACCTGACGTATTATTTCATCTATAAAATAATACAGCTGAATAATCACAATCTGGAAAGAAATCCTTTGACACAATTATAAGTTATTAAGAAAATTGTTACCAAAACATTGTGTATAAAGTTGTCTGCGAACTGGACAAATACCAGTTTCTCTTGCCTGTCTCTGTTGTAATTTCATATCAAGTTGTTCTTGTAAATTAATGACATCTAGTCGTGTTGCTGGTGTGCTTGATACCTATTACATGTGAAAAAAATGATGttaaaatgttaaaataaatcattttctactattaaaaataaaattatttacaaaggAAATATTAAATATCTTACTTGCTGAGTCCATATTTGACCACCTTCTTCCCATTCTTTTGGTGGTAAAATTTTATTTAGTATCTCAATAGTTTCTCGTTTTGTGCTAACCGTTGGTGGAGTAGTTTGAACTTTACAAGCTGATGCACCAATTTTTGGTATTGTTTCCTTAAGTACCTGtcttaaaaataaaatgtaGTAATTACAACTGTGATCCTGTATATTATGACATTGGAAAGCAATTTACTTGCTTCTAAATTACGTGATTATATTTCAATTCAATAAAAAGTGTAAATTGTATAAGTAACACTTAAACCTTTTCTGGACGAATCGTAATTAAAACTGGGTTGTCATATTTAACCAGAGTATCCATTACAGATACAACACTATCTTTCATTCCTGTTGCCATTATTACcgtaatgtttatatttatgcAACTAAAagtatattgtaattattaaaatttattgcAAGCTACACAATATACAATTAAGTGACGTTTATCTATTTAACTCTTGTCTGCTGCATGAAGTAACTGGAAGTTAAAAACAGTTGCTATGGCAATAATGATGTATCATATATTGCTAAGTAATGTATCACATCAATTGTATATATGTACTTTATTACAAATTGAAAAACTATACAATAGTAAGTATAATATCGTATAAAAATTGAAACTATTATATATAGGATGCATCAGAAAATGTGGGATATTTTTAAAGGATAGATTCTACATACTGTACATTTTTCACtgacaatgaaaaaagtgtaTGTATGTACACATATACGTATAAATACTTAGCTTTTTAGTTACATGCTATTCTGTATTACGTATGGTTTGCTACCCCCTTAAGATCAATGACCATTGTCCACTTATACATGTAAAAGTCTGGAACATCTCTGGGTCTAGCATGTGCACatacattatttttattttgtgtctGTTTGTCTCACTCAATTCTAATTGCATGACTATTAATCTATGTATCTAATTCCATAAAAACAAAAGCggataaaattaattttgaatgttttacctacaattaattaataaattataattaaataagCTATgagtatatacatacatacacttttttaatacaatttttgtagaaatattttataatacaaaTTTAATACAACAAACTATAGTTTTTTGATttcatttcataaaaattttttgtatatttacatatttacgtGTATAAGATGTATCTTCTTAATTTAAATTAGTTAAACTTTTAATACATATTAAAGTTCAGAGTGTCTTTGTATAATTTTTGCTTCAAGATCTCTATGAAGCTTTTCCACCGTTCTAGCGTGCTTTTTTATGTGTTGCTGCATAGAAGAATTATCCAAATTATGATCCTTTCCTTGACGTGCATTTTCTAAAGCAGCCTCCGTATGTAGATGACGTAACTTAAGTAATCTTCCTTCATAGTGTAAGAGTTCTTTCTGcacattaaaattaaatataataaaaattaggTTCTAACATAAAAAGCACATTATATACATTATTAAAGCAAATAGAGCAAGTAGAATTAAAtggttaataaataaaattgcaGGTTCGGTATAGCATTCGAAATCAGGCGAAAGGAAGGACTGAGTTCCACAAACACAAGTTTAATTTACGCAGTTGACACTCATCCAATAgattatctatattttgaatTCTCCGAAGACAACGGAGAAAATAACTACCTTTTCCTAAAATTGTTTTATGTATTCTTGCCTACATCCTAAAAAGTGTGTGTATCATAGGGCTTAAAAATTATGATGAAAAATAATTCTTAAGTACCATCCAGATTTGGACAAAAATATAATGTAATTGCTAATTGCtaattattaattacaattacaatGCAATTGCGAATTCAATTACAGATTAACTTCTGTAATCATTAATTGCTATTCGTcctcaattatgattgttaatccCCAAGTGTAATTGCATGACGATTACAGTAATGATTACGattgtaattgtaattgtaattgcaatcgtaattgtaattgtaattacAATTGCGCAAaacaattacaattaaaattacttttagTGATTTTACCTATTCCAgtaatagaatttttaaaaacacatttttaacttattttattattattaatttattataggtagtatcgtaaatgtttttcatttatttactACATTTATGAtctatattgaattttttaCTTATAGACCACATTGACAGACGTATCATTAATCAAGAATTCAGTAACTATACCACAATTTTTGAAAAATGCTATTGTTTCCGAAGTAACAACGGTTTTACTTCAGTTTGATAACAGTTTACAGTGAATCCTTTATCAGGTAGAGAAAAAATTGGGTTTCATTGTCAGTTAAATTTGATAGTTTTCAGATATATTATAGAGAATGATGGGCTGAACGAAAATATGTATCATTTAAAACCCTTTGATGAATAGTTACTTACATAGTGCCAGTCAAATGTAACGCAATCGCGCGATGCGCACCAACTGGTTAGGCACTTTAAGCGGATGAGTTTTATGTTGCAGTAATATAAATCCGATCACCGTGACCAAACAATAACAAAAAAGACATTAATTTTCCGTATTTGTAACTTAATTTGGATACTGTTATGTTAGCTGTCGCGCAAAATCAAATAATGAGTTCAGCAATCTCGAAGAAGGGTAACGCACATTGTCCTGATGTCTTGCATACCGAAGCGGTTCGATGGTCAAGTGATGTAAATATTCCAGGGTATGATTCGGAAAATTATACAATTGTTTATCA is a genomic window of Calliopsis andreniformis isolate RMS-2024a unplaced genomic scaffold, iyCalAndr_principal scaffold0133, whole genome shotgun sequence containing:
- the Dnali1 gene encoding putative inner dynein arm light chain, axonemal Dnali1, translated to MATGMKDSVVSVMDTLVKYDNPVLITIRPEKVLKETIPKIGASACKVQTTPPTVSTKRETIEILNKILPPKEWEEGGQIWTQQVSSTPATRLDVINLQEQLDMKLQQRQARETGICPVRRQLYTQCFDEIIRQVTVNCAERGLLLLRIRDELKMTLAAYQILYQSSIAFGMRKALQAEQGKEDLIAAADELRLQKAELEKTVAELKQKFEQTEKRAAELREAEEKKHMEEIQFLKKTNQQLKTQLEGIIAPKR